GGCAGGGGAGATGTCATCCAGGTAAGTTATGGCTACGGCTTGTTTACCGGCGGGCTCGGTATGCATTATGGTGCAGAGCGGATCGGGGCAACCGTTTTACCCACAAGTGTTGGGAACACTGAGCGGCAGATCGAGCTCATGCAGGATCTGAAAGCCACGGCAATAGCCTGCACTCCCTCGTATCTTCTCCATATTGGGGAAGTGGCAGAAAAGATGGGTATCAATATAAAAAACGATACCTGTCTCAAGACAGGTATTCTGGGTGCCGAACCATGGACTGAGAGTATGCGTACCCGGATAGAAGACTGGCTCGGAATCAAGGCCTTTGATATTTACGGGACAAGTGAGCTCTCCGGACCCATGTTCACGGAATGTTCTGAACAAAACGGATTCCACATCTGGTCGGATATTGCACTCGTGGAAATCATCGATCCAAATACGGAAGAACCACTTGAACCCGGAGAGAAAGGGGAAGTAACCGTCACTATGCTCCAGAAGGAAGCGCTCCCTATGATCCGGTACCGTATCGGCGATATTTCTTCAATGGAAGACGAGGTCTGCTCCTGCGGAAGAACCCACCCAAGGATCCAGCGTATCCGGGGCCGTGTTGACGATATGCTGATCATCAGGGGCATCAATGTCTTCCCCTCGCAGGTTGAATACACGCTGATGACCATTCCTGAAGTCGGGCAGCATTTCCAGATTGTTGTCGATCGTAAAGGAGCTCTTGATGATATGCTGGTGCGGGTCGAACTCAACAAAGGATCATTCAGCGATAAAATTAATGATCTTATGCAGATACGACAGAATGTAGAACACCGGCTCAGGAACGCACTGAACGTGAACGCGGATGTGGAACTTGTCGAACCAGGTTCATTACCACGATTTGAAGGTAAATCAAAAAAAGTCATAGACAAGAGGTCGATGTAGATGGACACGCAGAAATTCGTGATCAGGCAGATATCGATCTTCTCTGAAAATCGTCCGGGAAGACTTGCGGCCATAGCCCATGCACTCGGGGAAGAGGGGATCAATATTCTGGCATTCAGTATTGCCGAAGCAAACGGTTTTGGAGTTGTAAGGGCTCTCGTTGATCACCCGGAAAAAGCTCATGATAAACTTCAGTCACAGGGATTCAACATCGCATTTACGGACGTAATCGCTGTAAAAATGAAAGACCATCCGGGTGGGCTCTATGAAGTTGCAAAAATGCTGGGGGATAGTGGGATCAATATTGAGTATTCCTATGCATACTCGGGAAAAGAAGGCGCGGTCCTTATTCTCAGAGTGGATCACATTGAAGAAGCAATAAATAAGATTAAAAATTCCGGAGCTGTACTTCTGGAACGGTCCAGTTTCCACGGGTAATTTTTTATTTTTTCTCCCACCTGATCAGTTCCGAGACTACAGACAGTGTGCTTCCCCGCCGGATCTCCTCGCGGATTCGTTCCTCGGTTTTTCGGACTTCCAGAGCGCGGCGTGCGACCTCGTATGCCCGTTTCGCGGGAATTACCACAACACCACTCTCATCCCCGATTATCCAGTCACCTGGAGAGACCTGCTGCCCGCAGCACCGGATCTCCGCATTGATCTCCCCAAATCCCTTTGGCTCACCGGCATTAGGCACTACTGCTTTTGCAAAGAGCGGGAATTTCATTGCGCGGATATCGTCAACATCCCTGACAGCACCATCAATAACAACACCGGAAATACCCTTGTTCACACAACTTAGTGTAGCAAGTTCACCCCAGGGGGCCACATGGGTACACCCGTCATTACTTATGACGATAACATCATGTTTTTTTGCAATATCGATTGCCTCAACAGGCTTAGCCCAGTCACCTGCAACCGTCTGCACCGTTACCGATTTGCCAACCATCTTTACATTTCCGGAAATTGAGATGAGATCCTGCATCGCACCTTTTCGGTGCATCGCATCACTGACATTCGGGGAGGAGACCTGCGTCAGAAGTTCATAAATTTCTTCATCCAGAGATCGTCTTTCCTTGGGTGCCAGTGAGGGAGAATCCATCTCAGCACGAATCCGTTGGGTGGATCCCTTTACATCAGCGGACCGTACAATCCAACCCCCGACAATTACTATGTCAGCACCATAGTTCACGGCCTGTCCTGCCGTAGCTGCATCAATTCCCCCGGCTACGGCAAGGGTGATATGAACATGACCGGACAGGGTAGTAAGAAGATCGATCGAGTTTTTCCCAATCATCTGCTGATCGATTCCAACATGGGCACAGATGATATCAACACCCAGCAATTCCAGCTGGCTTGCACGGGATACGGGATCAGCAACATTGATCAGATCCGCCATGAGCTTTGTCCCATAGAGACGTGAAGCACTTACCGCTTCAGCAATAACGGAATCGTCGGCATCAGCAAGGATACAGACAATGTTTGCACCAGCTTTTGCGGCCATCTCAACTTCAAGCGTCCCGGTGTCGGCGATCTTCATATCCGCAACAATGACAGAATCCGGATACTTATCCCTGAGTACCCTTATCACCTGCATGCCTTCACTCTTGATGAGCGGGGTTCCTACTTCGAGCCAGTCTGCTCCACCTTCAAGAGATTCCTGTGCGATCTGCAACGCCCTTTTAAGTTCAAGGAGATCCAATGCTACCTGCAGAATCGCTTTTTTCATGATCAGTGATCTGATGTGCCATATGCTTAATAATTGCGAGAGAGTTTTTTAGTAATATTCAGATATCATCATATTGCATAATTTGCATGCAGAGTATCCATTGTGGTTGAAAATCGATCATCAGTACTTACCGCTTCATTTCGAAGCAGATAAATATAAATAAATGTTAAATCTGATACACAGAGTAGAAAAATAATTTTGTTTATACAATTTGATGTATAATTCTGCGATTAATTATACATTAGGTGTGTAAATTAATGAGAAAAATACGCAATAATTCTAACGGTATCTCTGAAACAGTCACTGTGATCATTGTTATCATATTGGTTCTCGGTCTCGCACTCGCTGTATATGGGATGCTATTTGGTTCAGTATCTTTAGTTAAAACCTCACTCGTTGCGGCTTCGGCAGGCACTGCCAACGTCCCCCTTGATACGAGTTCGTCCATGCAGGTCATGCGGGTGACTCCGGAGGTAGGGGAGAATTTTTACATCAAGGGCCAGGGCACGGTCCCAACGAATTCGGCAGCTACCCAAATTGCTATTACCTCATTCTCCTTACGCGATCCACAAGGGGAAATCTACCCCGTAACGAATGGGTACATCACCAAGAATGCAAATAAGTACGGGACCAACCTGTACATTTATAAAAATTCGGCTAGTGAGTATAAGGTAACCGATTCCCTGGATTCAATCTCGTATTCTCCAACAACGATCAGGCCGTTTGCACTCGGGGATTACCAGATAACAATGATCGATAATACAGCTCATGTTCCCCTGAACATCATGAATGTGAAAATTACCGGTAATGCAACCAGTTCAACGACATCCCAATACTCGCTTCCTTTACTGAACGTACTGCCAAATTCCTCGTGGGCAATGCATGGCGGTGTATCAAACCGTACTGACCCCGTTACCGGGTTAACATTGTACGACTTTGACGGAACCAGCGGATACCTGAGCTCAACAACCAATCCATCACTGGGCTTCACCGGGGAATTAACATTATCCCTGTGGATGAATCCGACAGCAACAGGTTCATCGAGCAGTTCGGCCAATTGGCACACGATCATTGGAAAAGGATTCGTTGGTGGGGTAAATAGTGAAAACGATAACTACCAGATCATGCAGCTGGGAGATAAGTTATTGTTTGAATGGAATGACGCGAGCTCCCCATACACCCATTACCAGGCAACGACAACATCCGCCCTTACACCGGGATCATTGCAATATGTGACTGCCACGGTAACGGGAGGTGTCTTGTCGATTCAGGTAAATGGAGTGTCATTACCCCTTACTTATAACACCGGCAATGTTCCCGGGGGGGGAACGGTAATATCTGCTCCAACAGTTACTTTGCAGAATAATGGCAACGATCTTCTTACCGGTAAACAAAATGCTGCATCCGCTGCGGATTACTTCTATTACAGCGGAGATATGAGTGAGGTTGCACTCTATAACCGGGCATTGACTGCCGAGGAGATAGCACATAACATTAATTATTATAAAATCTGATTTTTTCAACCTGGAAAACGGAGAATCACTAACACTCAAAGAGGAAAAAAATTACAGTAATTTTTCTTCATACTTTTCAAAATAAACCAGGGTTTTCATGAGCTTTTTCTTTACAACAGGAACTTCAGCCGGATACCCTGCCGCTACCAGAGAGACCAGCGTATATTTCAGCGGAACCTTGAGCAGTTCCCTTACCGGTTCTGCATAGGATTTTTTATCCCCGGCAACCCAGCAGGAACAAACACCGTACGCCTGAAGAGCAAGGATCAGATTCTCAGTCGCCGCACAACAGTCCTCCAGATAATATGTTTCCTGCTTCTCACCAAAAACCGCAACACATGCCTGGGAATCTTCAATGAATCTGCCGTGATCGGCAAATCCGGCGATCTTTGAAAGGGTGTCTTTCTGCTTCACGATAACAAACAGGTATGGCTGGTGATTCATCGCAGTCGGTGCACACAGGGCACATTCCAGAGCATCCTGAATCACCTTATCGTCAATGGAATCGGTCTTGAATTTCCTTACGCTATGCCGGGACCTGATTATTGTGGTAACTACGTTCATACACCGGAATGGGTAATACAGGGTGATAAAAATTGGGATAATTTTCAATTTTCACTATCGCTTGCAATAAACGATGATACCGATAATGAGAGAGATGCCGGCCAGCGCTGATTCAAAACCGGGGGTTTTTGTTGGTGAAGGTGATGAAGAGACGGGGATCGGGGTAACAGGTAGTGAAGATTCAGCGATTGTTGGTACGGCAGTTGGTACCGTTGTCGGAGGAGACGTGATTATCGTCACCTGAGTGGTTGGCAGAGCCGTGGTTGCGGAGGTCGCGGGTTTTGTGGTGACCGTTGTTGCAGGAGTTGTTACCACGGTCTTGGCTCCGATCAGAGGATTTTGATCCTGGTTCAGGAGGCTGATTTTTGGAGTGATGGTTTTCCCGGTCTGACCATAATTATCTTTCATCTTATTCGTATTGCATTCTGCCCATATTGTATACGATCCGGGGGCGTAGTTGGCCCGGTTTCCGGTATCCCAGATCGAGTTTGTGGATTGCGGGGTCGTCGTAATCGGGATATCTACGATGGACTGGGGTGTTCCTGAAGCATCGATAAGCGCTGTAAATACTCCCCCGCCGGGAGGCTGTACCTTGATGGTAAGCAGCGCCGGTGTGCCTCGCTGGGAAGAGATTTGCGCCAGGTTTGATTCTATTCTGAAACGGATCACATCCCCGGTCGGAACCCACTTATCGGTAACATCAATACCAACCGTGGTATCTTCAAGACGGAGATTGATCTGGGGATCCGCAACAATGAAGGCAGATCCATCTGCATTACCCTGACTGTCAAGCCGGTTCCAGGTTCCGGGATACCCGGAGAATACGGATGGGCTGACAGAGAAGGAATTCAGTTGCGAAGCTACATTCATGGTTTTTGATGGTGAAGAACTCCTCACGTCAGCACCTGAAGCCCACCATCCGATGCTGGTATCTGCTGTGCCCATCGCGGCAGAGATGTCAAGTCCCTGTTCACCAATAAACACCGTATTTCCCTGACTGATAGTGGTAACTGCTCCCTGCACAGACACCATCAAAAACAGGAATCCGATAAGCAGGATACACCAGAATTGGCCATGTTTAGTCTGCATGATCATCGTATCCCTTTTCAATATTTATAATTAACAAACAGTAAATCTGGCGCAACAGAGAAACCTGGATACGGGCAGCAGGCATCCCGCATAATCCTGATCTATGATCCGAGGACGTGATGAGAACCCGCATTTCTTTTAACAGCCGGGTTTTTCCAACAGTTAATCTTTGTAAACGTTCTGGAAAGAACCGTGCTCACCGTCAGGTGCAGAACATTAAGGCCGGGATAATAACATTGGACGTACCAGAATCCGTCAGTTTTAATTCACGAATTGCCTGAAAATTTCAACGGAAGCCGGTATCGAAAACAATCCCGGGTTGAATCAAAATTGTCGGTCATTTCTTTACGATATTTTCCCCAGACATGTTCGGTATTTTTCCAGATTCTGGTAGGAATAACCGAATCAGCATTCAGAGATTCCCGGATCATTCGGTGCATTTTTTCAGAATCGTATCCTCTGTCCATGAGATAACACTCCGATCTCCGAGATTTGTGGCATCTCTTGAGAAGAATGAAAGCATGTTGAGAATCGTGGACCCGGCTTTTCGATATCGTGAATCCAGTAATTACCTGCTGATCAGTATCGACAGCAATCGAAGTTTTTAGGAAATGTTTCCGGATTTTTCCGGTTCTTACGGAGTAATAGTGACTGGAATATCCGCTGGTGAACCCGGACGAATCGATGGCTGTGATAGAGATTGTACCGTCCTCTGAGTAGAATAATTTCAGAGTATTTTTGAAGAGAAGATCGAAGTACAAGGATTTGATACGACAGAGAAATTTTTGGAGCGTTGTGAAGTGAGGGATAGTTGTAAGCCCGAGTACTGCTCGGATACGATCCATCTCTTCGAGGTTCCATATGACTGTACGATAATCTTCTTTCCGGTATTCTTTGAAGAGAAGTAACGTCAGAAGTTGATGCTGGGTGTAATCTCTCCTCGAATATTTGCAGGAATACGGGGAAATCCTGGAAGATTGTACTATTGAAAATGCATGTTTGATAAAACTGATAAACCGGCCTGACGATTTCTTTATTGTCTCCTTATCGTTACTGAACATAACAATATGAGGAGACACCGTACCTTAGATCTTTCGGTCGATTTTGACTCTTTTTCATTATCAAGAAAATGATTTCTACAGAGCAGAAATTTTCAATCACGATCTGCTGAAAAAAAATCAATCAGAGTTTGCCTGAAAATTTTCAATCAAAGTTCGATTGATCCGGATCAATTTTTCAATTACGAGTCATGATCGCGATGAAGATTTTCAAATCAAAGTTTGATGAAAAATTTTCAACCAAAGTCCGCTGGAATTGTTTCATGCAGCCATGGGTTCAATATGCTGACCGGGAAGTATGGTTAGCGGGAATTCCAGCGATTTTGCGATAGTGCCATACGGGAACAATATTAATAACCGGACACTGCAATGATCCTCACGCGGCCGGGTCTGCAGCATATGAGCCGGATCTCATAAAAAAAGGGTCAGACCCGGGTTTCAAGGATTATTTTATTGAAGTTCTCGAAGACCCGCTGACCTTCGAACGTGTGGCTCACTTCGGGATGCCACTGCAGGCCATAGATCTGTTTTTCCGGTAGCGCAATAGCTTCTGCATTGCAGATACTCGAGCGGGCAAGGCAGGTAAACCCAGGGGGAAGCTCCGATACCTCATCTGCATGGGATGCCCAGACATTGATCTTCGAGGGATAACCGGCAAGAATGTCGTCAGGTTCGCCGATTTCCACCTCTACCGGGCCATAACCACCGCTTCGCCCCTGGTGGACGTTCCCGCCGAATCTTGTAGCGATGATATGAAGCCCAAGGCAGATCCCAAGTACCGGAAGACCGAGATCCAGATACTCGTGGCAGTTGCCTGCCCGCTCTATTGCAGGGCCGCCACCGAGAATGATCCCCCGGCACTCTTCCCCGACCCGTTCCGTGGGAGTTGTATTAGGGATGATTGCGGCTTCGATCTCCAAATCGCGAAGCGCCCTATGGATCAGGTGGTTGAATTGCCCGAAGTTATTTACAACGTAAATGGGAAGCATTGTTTCTTAGATTTGTATTATGGTACTATAAGGCTGTTCAACTATAGGCACTCACCGAGGTGAGAATCTTGTTCCGGATTTCATCTGCTGAATGGCCGGTGAGATGGGCAAGATACATGGCACTACCGGCACCCATCCCCTCCTTCACTTCACCAATGCAGTACCGGGCAAGCCCCGAATGACCCAGATTATCAAAGCCCGGATCAACGTAGATCATTTCGGCGCCAATCTGGTCAGCAAGAGTCTGGACATTGGCCGAGGGATCGTCCCTCACGTACACAGTTGTAACAACAAATGGCTGGAAACCCCCCATTGCTTTTATAAGTGCACAGACGGAAAGCATCTGGGTACCCCCACCAAACAGGAGATGGCCGGTATAACTCTTTGCAATCCCGGCTGCAACCGGCATCATCGGATCGCCGGCGTACCGGATAATATCCAGGGGTTCGGTTACTCCCGCATCCTGAATTCGTCCCAGCACGAGCCGGCAGATCTCTTCTTTCAGCGTAACGGGATTATTTACAAAACTGCTACTCACGGCAGCATTATATCCAAGTGCCCGCAGAATGCAGAGTGCCGTAGTAGTCCCCCCGGGAACACACTCGCCCAGGACCAGGAGATCACTCATATCCGACAGGGTCTCGCCCAGCATCTCTCCCCGGATGAAAAGTTCCCGAGCCCGTGGAACAGCTTCACCGTAACGGGGATCGCCACCAACATCCCCGTAGACATCAAAGCAGGGAACGGTAGGCGGGTAACGCAACCCGGTATTGATAAACAGCGGGCGGATACCGGATAATTCCATCATTGCCCGGGTAATGGATGCCGGTGTCGGACACCCGGTCGGAGTGTTCGGTTTCATTGGGAAGCTCGTTATGGCACCCTTCGTTACCAGTTCGGCATCAAGCACAGGGGTCAGCAGGGTACCTTCAGGAGTCGGGCCAGCCCCGGAGATTCCCGGTACAGTCGATAGAAGAGTATTGCCAAGGATACCACAGAAAATGGGTTTTGTAAACGCAATATCCGGCATTTTTGAAAGAAAACTCATAACCATCACATAGATCTCCATTCTTTGAGTTTGAAGATATCGGAAGAAAATCCGCAACGATATAATAGTGCGGCCATTCCAACACCTATTCACATGTTTGAGATCGAACAGCGGTTGCGGGCTCATGGGATCACCATTGAGGATATGGTGGCGGCAGCCATGGGGCTGTACGTATCCCACGGTATGCCGGAGGAGGAAGCCGCACTTGAGATCAAGAAAAAAATTAAAAAATTCCTGGATGATCCCAATGTCGCTTCCCTCCTCCTTGGCGCAATTCTCCTTGAAGAGGAACTCTACACCAGACGAAAGAATTCTGAAATTGCAGATGATCCGGTATTCCTGCTCAGTGACGAAATTATCGGGATGGCGATTGCAGAATGTATCGGGGGTACCTATGCCCGCTTTGAATTCACGCGTTATGACCAGAAGAAGCCGGGCATTCTCTCGAAACTCGGACCATTCCTCGACGATGCTGTCGCAGGATTGATCGCCGGTTGCACCTCGCGGCTGTACAGCGAATGCCTATGAAACCACTCATCTCCCTCATACAGTTCTCGACAATCCTGCCGCTCGGTAAACCGCAGGATCTGGAGTCGTTTGCCCGCCATTCATATCTGTATCCCATTGCAGGCTATCTTATCGGGGGAATTGTTGCCCTTGCAGTTTTTTTTATCGCGGACCATACGATCGCAGCCGCGATCGCCATTGCAGGACTTCTCCTGCTGACCGGCGCCCACCATTTTGATGGCCTGTTGGATCTTGGCGACGCTCTTATGGCACACGGTGACCGGGAAAAACGCATCAAGGCTCTAACGGATATTCACATCGGGGCCGGGGGTGTAGCACTCGGTATCGCGATTACTGTTCTCCTGTTTGCAGGCCTTCAGGCCACCTCAACAATTGTATATGCTCTCATCATAGGAGAGGTCTGCGCAAAATTCTCCATGGCGTTTCTAACGGCATATGGCGTTCCTTTCAGGCAGGGAATCCACAGTTACATCCACCAGTTTTCCCACGCATATTATCCTGTTCTTGCAGCGGTTCTCTGCATCCCGCTTCTTCTTCTACCCGTCTCTCCGATGAAACTTGCCGGGGGCTTTGTGATGATGATCCTGTGCCCGACGGTCCTGCTTCTTATTTCAAGGCGCATGTTTGGGGGAGTTAATGGGGATATTGTCGGTGCGTCAAACGAGATCACCCGTGCCTGTGTCATTGTCGCTATGGCATTAATCTGATATCGGTCACACACTATCATTAATATCCAAATCCACCCGAGTAATTTCTGATTCAGACAAATTTGTCATGCACATGACAATGGACATCATCACCGGACGTAACGCAGATTTCTGTGCTATTCGCGTAAGAAAGGATAGGGAGACATCCGAAAACCGGCAGGGTGCTCCTTACCGTGGAGAGCGAAGAGCAGGTTGTTTTTACTGTTGAGAAGATCATGAACGGGATCTAACGCCGCGCACAGAGCTGAAAGCGTCTCTCATAACAACGGGATGATCTTCACTTTGATCAAACTGCGGACGGCTCTCTTCAGAAGAGATCGCTAAAAAAGGTAATTAATAGAGTTTTGTAAATCCCCGGTTTTCATCGTCACTGCATTCAATGGCAGATCCGTCGCGGACCATCGTGTTGAACATCATCGCCGCATTCATCAGATTATCATCGGAGGCTTTTCCGCTTCGTACCTCGGTAAGTGCTGTGTTCTGAGGTGTCGGGACCACACGTTTCCCGACAAGGACTCCTGCACAATGCCGGCAGTACGCACAATGACTATAAACAGACACGATGCCATCGGCACAGGCAACCATGACGCGTTGTTTCTTCTCATCCCGCTGGAATTCCAGTCTCTTCATAATGGAAAGATATTCTGACATCAGATATGATAATGTCGATGTGAGATCTTCACCGGAAAACACCCTTCGCCAATCGAAATATTTTAAATAGTTGGGTCTCATATAAGTAATACTCGCATAAATTGACTGTAAGCGGACAGTCCTATTTGGAGGATTACATAAAATGGCAGCATCTGACAAGCCCCACATGAATCTGGCCGTAATCGGCCACATCGACCACGGAAAGTCAACTACCGTCGGACGGATGATGTTCGAGACCGGCGCTGTACCGGCCCACATCATTGAAGGTTACCGCAAGGAGGCTGAATCCAAGGGTAAGGCCACCTTTGAATTTGCATGGGTTATGGACAACCTCAAGGAAGAGCGTGAGAGAGGTATCACCATCGATATCGCCCACAAGCGGTTCGACACTCCCAAGTTCTACTTCACAGTCGTGGACTGCCCCGGGCACAGAGACTTCGTCAAGAACATGATTACCGGTGCTTCCCAAGCCGATGCAGCGATTCTCGTTGTTGCAGCTCCCGATGGTGTCATGGAACAGACCAAGGAACACGTATTCCTTGCAAGGACACTTGGCATCACCCAGATCATCATTGCCATCAACAAGATGGACTCAGTCAAGTTCGATGAAAAACGGTTCAATGAGGTAAAGAAGGAACTCTCAGACCTCATCAAGATGGTCGGCTACAAGCCCGAAGAGACTCTTTTCATCCCGATCAGCTCACTGGGTGGCCAGAATATTAAGGTGCTTAGCCCTGAAATGTCTTGGTACAAGGGTCTGGCACTCATCCCGGCACTCGACACCTTCAAGGAGCCGGCAAAACCAACCGACAAACCCATGCGCCTGCCAATTCAGGATGTTTACAGCATCAGCGGTATCGGAACCGTGCCAGTCGGCCGTGTTGAGACCGGTATCGTAAAGAAGGGAATGAAAGTCTCCTTCATGCCCGCCAACAAGACCGGGGAAATCAAGTCCATTGAGATGCACCACGAAGAAATCCCCCAGGCAGTCCCCGGGGACAACGTAGGTTTTAACGTCCGTGGTATCGGCAAAGGCGATATCCGCCGTGGCGATGTTATGGGCCCGGCAGAAGCACCACCAACCGTTGCAGATGAGTTCACTGCACAGATCGTCGTGCTCCAGCACCCGAGCGCACTGACCGTCGGATACACCCCGGTCTTCCACTGCCACACGACCCAGACGGCCTGCACGTTTGTCGAGCTCAAGAAGAAACTCGACCCCCGCACCGGCCAGACCAAGGAAGAGAACCCGACTTTCCTCAAGTCAGGAGATGCCGCCATCGTTGTCATCAAGCCGACAAAACCGATGGTCATTGAAAA
Above is a window of uncultured Methanoregula sp. DNA encoding:
- a CDS encoding phenylacetate--CoA ligase, producing the protein MTYWDPRIEKIPQEDLRRMQYKLLKSLVYRLYSFSPFYHDRMKEQKVHPDDIRELTDVRKLPFMFKRDLRDNYPDRIFTASQDELVRYHVSSGTTGKPTVVGYTQNDLDIWTASLARGLTSIGLGRGDVIQVSYGYGLFTGGLGMHYGAERIGATVLPTSVGNTERQIELMQDLKATAIACTPSYLLHIGEVAEKMGINIKNDTCLKTGILGAEPWTESMRTRIEDWLGIKAFDIYGTSELSGPMFTECSEQNGFHIWSDIALVEIIDPNTEEPLEPGEKGEVTVTMLQKEALPMIRYRIGDISSMEDEVCSCGRTHPRIQRIRGRVDDMLIIRGINVFPSQVEYTLMTIPEVGQHFQIVVDRKGALDDMLVRVELNKGSFSDKINDLMQIRQNVEHRLRNALNVNADVELVEPGSLPRFEGKSKKVIDKRSM
- a CDS encoding ACT domain-containing protein; translation: MDTQKFVIRQISIFSENRPGRLAAIAHALGEEGINILAFSIAEANGFGVVRALVDHPEKAHDKLQSQGFNIAFTDVIAVKMKDHPGGLYEVAKMLGDSGINIEYSYAYSGKEGAVLILRVDHIEEAINKIKNSGAVLLERSSFHG
- the hxlA gene encoding 3-hexulose-6-phosphate synthase, whose amino-acid sequence is MKKAILQVALDLLELKRALQIAQESLEGGADWLEVGTPLIKSEGMQVIRVLRDKYPDSVIVADMKIADTGTLEVEMAAKAGANIVCILADADDSVIAEAVSASRLYGTKLMADLINVADPVSRASQLELLGVDIICAHVGIDQQMIGKNSIDLLTTLSGHVHITLAVAGGIDAATAGQAVNYGADIVIVGGWIVRSADVKGSTQRIRAEMDSPSLAPKERRSLDEEIYELLTQVSSPNVSDAMHRKGAMQDLISISGNVKMVGKSVTVQTVAGDWAKPVEAIDIAKKHDVIVISNDGCTHVAPWGELATLSCVNKGISGVVIDGAVRDVDDIRAMKFPLFAKAVVPNAGEPKGFGEINAEIRCCGQQVSPGDWIIGDESGVVVIPAKRAYEVARRALEVRKTEERIREEIRRGSTLSVVSELIRWEKK
- a CDS encoding LamG domain-containing protein, which produces MRKIRNNSNGISETVTVIIVIILVLGLALAVYGMLFGSVSLVKTSLVAASAGTANVPLDTSSSMQVMRVTPEVGENFYIKGQGTVPTNSAATQIAITSFSLRDPQGEIYPVTNGYITKNANKYGTNLYIYKNSASEYKVTDSLDSISYSPTTIRPFALGDYQITMIDNTAHVPLNIMNVKITGNATSSTTSQYSLPLLNVLPNSSWAMHGGVSNRTDPVTGLTLYDFDGTSGYLSSTTNPSLGFTGELTLSLWMNPTATGSSSSSANWHTIIGKGFVGGVNSENDNYQIMQLGDKLLFEWNDASSPYTHYQATTTSALTPGSLQYVTATVTGGVLSIQVNGVSLPLTYNTGNVPGGGTVISAPTVTLQNNGNDLLTGKQNAASAADYFYYSGDMSEVALYNRALTAEEIAHNINYYKI
- a CDS encoding nitroreductase family protein — its product is MNVVTTIIRSRHSVRKFKTDSIDDKVIQDALECALCAPTAMNHQPYLFVIVKQKDTLSKIAGFADHGRFIEDSQACVAVFGEKQETYYLEDCCAATENLILALQAYGVCSCWVAGDKKSYAEPVRELLKVPLKYTLVSLVAAGYPAEVPVVKKKLMKTLVYFEKYEEKLL
- a CDS encoding DUF3821 domain-containing protein — encoded protein: MQTKHGQFWCILLIGFLFLMVSVQGAVTTISQGNTVFIGEQGLDISAAMGTADTSIGWWASGADVRSSSPSKTMNVASQLNSFSVSPSVFSGYPGTWNRLDSQGNADGSAFIVADPQINLRLEDTTVGIDVTDKWVPTGDVIRFRIESNLAQISSQRGTPALLTIKVQPPGGGVFTALIDASGTPQSIVDIPITTTPQSTNSIWDTGNRANYAPGSYTIWAECNTNKMKDNYGQTGKTITPKISLLNQDQNPLIGAKTVVTTPATTVTTKPATSATTALPTTQVTIITSPPTTVPTAVPTIAESSLPVTPIPVSSSPSPTKTPGFESALAGISLIIGIIVYCKR
- a CDS encoding GMP synthase subunit A; translated protein: MLPIYVVNNFGQFNHLIHRALRDLEIEAAIIPNTTPTERVGEECRGIILGGGPAIERAGNCHEYLDLGLPVLGICLGLHIIATRFGGNVHQGRSGGYGPVEVEIGEPDDILAGYPSKINVWASHADEVSELPPGFTCLARSSICNAEAIALPEKQIYGLQWHPEVSHTFEGQRVFENFNKIILETRV
- a CDS encoding TIGR00303 family protein, yielding MEIYVMVMSFLSKMPDIAFTKPIFCGILGNTLLSTVPGISGAGPTPEGTLLTPVLDAELVTKGAITSFPMKPNTPTGCPTPASITRAMMELSGIRPLFINTGLRYPPTVPCFDVYGDVGGDPRYGEAVPRARELFIRGEMLGETLSDMSDLLVLGECVPGGTTTALCILRALGYNAAVSSSFVNNPVTLKEEICRLVLGRIQDAGVTEPLDIIRYAGDPMMPVAAGIAKSYTGHLLFGGGTQMLSVCALIKAMGGFQPFVVTTVYVRDDPSANVQTLADQIGAEMIYVDPGFDNLGHSGLARYCIGEVKEGMGAGSAMYLAHLTGHSADEIRNKILTSVSAYS
- a CDS encoding phosphatidylglycerophosphatase A, whose protein sequence is MFEIEQRLRAHGITIEDMVAAAMGLYVSHGMPEEEAALEIKKKIKKFLDDPNVASLLLGAILLEEELYTRRKNSEIADDPVFLLSDEIIGMAIAECIGGTYARFEFTRYDQKKPGILSKLGPFLDDAVAGLIAGCTSRLYSECL
- the cobS gene encoding adenosylcobinamide-GDP ribazoletransferase, whose amino-acid sequence is MPMKPLISLIQFSTILPLGKPQDLESFARHSYLYPIAGYLIGGIVALAVFFIADHTIAAAIAIAGLLLLTGAHHFDGLLDLGDALMAHGDREKRIKALTDIHIGAGGVALGIAITVLLFAGLQATSTIVYALIIGEVCAKFSMAFLTAYGVPFRQGIHSYIHQFSHAYYPVLAAVLCIPLLLLPVSPMKLAGGFVMMILCPTVLLLISRRMFGGVNGDIVGASNEITRACVIVAMALI